In bacterium YEK0313, one genomic interval encodes:
- the puuR_6 gene encoding HTH-type transcriptional regulator PuuR — protein MSDDNDLDTNTLLGLGERIRNLRVERDLTLAALSAKSQISVGMLSHIERGKTSPSLKLLDRLRVALGVPLASFFESHGDRSAEEGTITRVGHRSTLAFSKTGLTKELLSPPGHSEMEMLMLSIEVGGGSGSDPWRRNGEKAGYVMQGRFELQIGEQIHVLEQGDAFQFDSRQPHWFRNLADSETKVIWIIRSSEAG, from the coding sequence ATGTCCGACGACAACGACCTCGACACGAACACGCTGCTCGGGCTCGGCGAGCGCATCCGCAATCTGCGTGTCGAGCGGGACCTGACGCTCGCCGCTCTGTCCGCCAAGAGCCAGATCTCGGTCGGCATGCTCAGCCATATCGAGCGTGGCAAGACATCCCCGTCCCTGAAGCTCCTCGATCGGCTGCGGGTTGCCCTGGGCGTGCCGCTGGCGAGCTTCTTCGAAAGCCATGGCGATCGCAGCGCCGAGGAGGGGACGATCACCCGCGTCGGCCATCGCTCGACCCTCGCCTTCAGCAAGACGGGCCTGACCAAGGAGCTTCTTTCGCCTCCCGGCCATTCGGAGATGGAAATGCTGATGCTCTCCATCGAGGTCGGCGGCGGCTCCGGATCCGACCCCTGGCGCCGCAACGGCGAGAAGGCCGGCTATGTCATGCAGGGGCGCTTCGAGCTGCAGATCGGCGAACAGATCCATGTCCTGGAGCAGGGCGACGCCTTCCAGTTCGACAGCCGCCAGCCGCACTGGTTCCGCAATCTCGCGGACAGCGAAACCAAGGTCATCTGGATCATCCGGTCCAGCGAGGCCGGCTAG
- the oppA_2 gene encoding Oligopeptide-binding protein OppA precursor — MSKLSTTRRGANALLLGTALGAFLPARLSQAAPQSGGTLTITTTPEPAIITNALSSAPTTAELATKIFDGLLEYDMNLKPQPSLAESWTITPDGKTITFKLRQDVVWHDGKPFTSADVQFALMEVVKKYHPRGQGNLGPVASIDTPDAHTAVFNLAHPYPPLMMGLSSLESPIVPRHIYEGTDFRNNPAVNNPIGTGPFKFTRWEKGSFIQLDKNERYWRPGRPYLDRLIVRFIADSATRAAAVERSEIDVATFGTINPVEMRRLETLPHLAIAKGGYEAIAPVMMLELNTRRPPFDDKRVRLAVAYALDRNFITRAIWHGFGRPAVGPISSFMKGNGAFTDQNILRFDVKDRLDIANRLLDEAGLKRGANGMRVKIVHDPAPFGEDWRRMGEYIKQALGRVGIEVELRNRDYPSFVRQVHNEYDFDMTSTWSIGMADPTLGVQRQTWSKTINRNVPFGNVSQYANPEVDALWEAAQTENDPAKRNRIFHKLQELLVADSPIVWLMEMDLVAVQNKRVQDLITSPLGLRGGLYDTWIKR; from the coding sequence ATGTCTAAGCTCTCGACCACCAGACGGGGGGCCAATGCCCTGCTTCTCGGGACCGCCCTCGGGGCCTTCCTTCCGGCCCGGCTGTCGCAGGCGGCCCCGCAATCCGGCGGCACCCTGACCATCACCACCACGCCCGAGCCCGCGATCATCACCAATGCGCTGAGCTCGGCGCCGACGACGGCCGAGCTTGCGACGAAGATCTTCGACGGCCTGCTCGAATACGACATGAACCTGAAGCCCCAGCCCTCGCTGGCCGAGAGCTGGACGATCACGCCCGACGGCAAGACCATCACCTTCAAGCTGCGGCAGGACGTCGTCTGGCACGACGGCAAGCCGTTCACGAGCGCCGACGTGCAGTTCGCGCTGATGGAGGTGGTCAAGAAATATCACCCGCGCGGACAGGGCAATCTCGGCCCGGTCGCCTCGATCGATACGCCCGACGCCCATACCGCGGTGTTCAATCTCGCCCATCCCTATCCGCCCCTGATGATGGGCCTGTCGAGCCTGGAATCCCCGATCGTTCCGCGCCACATCTACGAAGGCACCGACTTCCGGAACAATCCGGCCGTCAACAATCCGATCGGCACCGGCCCGTTCAAGTTCACGCGCTGGGAGAAGGGCAGCTTCATCCAGCTCGACAAGAACGAGCGCTACTGGCGCCCGGGCCGCCCCTATCTCGACCGCCTGATCGTCCGCTTCATCGCCGACTCGGCGACGCGCGCCGCCGCCGTCGAGCGCAGCGAGATCGACGTCGCAACCTTCGGCACGATCAACCCGGTCGAAATGCGCCGGCTCGAAACCCTGCCCCACCTCGCCATCGCCAAGGGCGGCTACGAGGCGATCGCGCCGGTGATGATGCTGGAGCTCAACACCCGCAGGCCGCCCTTCGACGACAAGCGCGTCCGTCTGGCGGTGGCCTATGCTCTCGATCGCAACTTCATCACGCGCGCCATCTGGCACGGCTTCGGCCGGCCCGCCGTCGGCCCGATCTCCTCGTTCATGAAGGGCAACGGCGCCTTCACCGACCAGAACATCCTGCGCTTCGACGTGAAGGACCGCCTGGACATCGCCAACCGCCTGCTGGACGAGGCGGGGCTGAAGCGCGGCGCCAATGGCATGCGCGTCAAGATCGTCCATGATCCCGCCCCGTTCGGCGAGGACTGGCGCCGCATGGGCGAATATATCAAGCAGGCGCTCGGCCGGGTCGGCATCGAGGTCGAATTGCGCAACCGGGACTATCCGTCCTTCGTGCGCCAGGTTCACAACGAATATGATTTCGACATGACGTCGACCTGGTCGATCGGCATGGCCGACCCGACGCTCGGCGTGCAGCGGCAGACCTGGTCCAAGACGATCAACCGCAACGTGCCGTTCGGCAACGTCTCGCAATATGCCAATCCGGAGGTCGACGCGCTCTGGGAGGCTGCCCAGACCGAAAACGATCCGGCCAAGCGGAACCGGATCTTCCACAAGCTCCAGGAGCTGCTGGTCGCCGACAGCCCGATCGTCTGGCTGATGGAAATGGATCTGGTCGCGGTCCAGAACAAGCGCGTGCAGGACCTGATCACCTCGCCGCTCGGGCTGCGCGGCGGCCTCTACGACACCTGGATCAAGCGCTGA
- the dppC_4 gene encoding Dipeptide transport system permease protein DppC, whose amino-acid sequence MADDHVRQPGVLWRVLTNPAGAIGLFLISCVVVLAIAAPWLYPDGPFEMVGMPYGRPFDEFLLGTDMLGRDIAAGIAYGARISLVVGAVATLCIVVLGTVVGGLAGYYGGRIDSAVMRVTEFFQTIPTFIGAIVIVAILGPTLPHVIGAIAIVSWAPLARLVRAEVISVKNREFTSACLALGMGDVRIMVVQILPNILSTIVVAGSLMVATAILFESGLSFLGLGDPNIMTWGFMIGAGRSAIRTAWWMVTLPGLAVLLTVLAINLLGDALNEALNPRLKR is encoded by the coding sequence ATGGCTGACGACCACGTTCGCCAGCCCGGCGTGCTGTGGCGGGTTCTGACCAATCCCGCCGGCGCGATCGGACTGTTCCTCATCAGCTGTGTCGTGGTTCTGGCCATTGCCGCGCCCTGGCTTTATCCCGACGGTCCGTTCGAAATGGTCGGCATGCCCTATGGCCGGCCTTTCGACGAGTTCCTGCTCGGCACGGACATGCTCGGCCGCGACATCGCCGCCGGCATCGCCTATGGCGCCCGCATCTCCCTCGTCGTCGGCGCCGTCGCGACGCTCTGCATCGTCGTGCTCGGCACGGTCGTCGGCGGCCTCGCCGGCTATTATGGCGGCCGCATCGACTCGGCGGTGATGCGGGTGACCGAGTTCTTCCAGACGATCCCGACCTTCATCGGCGCCATCGTCATCGTCGCGATCCTCGGGCCGACATTGCCCCATGTCATCGGCGCCATCGCCATCGTGTCATGGGCACCGCTCGCCCGCCTCGTCCGCGCCGAGGTGATCAGCGTCAAGAACCGCGAGTTCACGTCGGCCTGCCTCGCGCTCGGCATGGGCGACGTCAGGATCATGGTCGTCCAGATCCTTCCGAACATCCTGTCGACCATCGTCGTCGCCGGCTCGCTCATGGTCGCGACCGCCATCCTGTTCGAGTCCGGTCTGTCCTTCCTCGGGCTCGGCGATCCCAACATCATGACCTGGGGGTTCATGATCGGTGCCGGCCGGTCCGCCATCCGCACCGCCTGGTGGATGGTGACGCTGCCCGGTCTCGCCGTGCTGTTGACCGTCCTTGCGATCAATCTGCTCGGCGATGCGCTGAACGAGGCGCTCAATCCGAGGCTCAAGCGATGA
- the oppD_12 gene encoding Oligopeptide transport ATP-binding protein OppD, which yields MTGSPALLTVEGLRTEFVSSRGAWFPVVNDVSLQVAGGETLAVVGESGCGKSMLAHSIMRLLPKRIARNAAGKVRVDGRDLLALTEGEMRGVRGKDVSMIFQEPMTSLNPLMPVGPQIVESIVEHESVSLQEANRRGLDLMELVGIPEPAARFHQYPHHLSGGMRQRIVIAIALACRPKVLIADEPTTALDVTIQAQVLALIDRLKRELGMAVVLITHDLGVVAEWAQRVMVMYAGRKVEEADAETFFSSPMHPYSRALLASVPRPDDVIDGVVTPLAEIRGAVPPLDRLGPGCAFAERCDLSTGACLSATPAFRPTAAAGAVACIHAGQ from the coding sequence ATGACCGGTTCTCCTGCCCTGCTGACCGTCGAGGGCCTGCGTACGGAATTTGTCTCCTCGCGCGGCGCCTGGTTTCCGGTCGTCAACGACGTCAGCCTGCAGGTCGCCGGCGGCGAGACCCTGGCGGTGGTGGGCGAATCCGGCTGCGGCAAGAGCATGCTGGCGCATTCGATCATGCGGCTGCTGCCGAAGCGCATCGCGCGCAATGCCGCAGGCAAGGTCCGGGTCGACGGGCGCGATCTCCTCGCCCTGACCGAGGGCGAGATGCGCGGCGTCCGCGGCAAGGATGTCTCGATGATCTTCCAGGAGCCGATGACCAGCCTCAATCCGCTGATGCCGGTCGGCCCGCAGATCGTCGAGAGCATCGTCGAGCATGAAAGCGTCAGCCTGCAGGAGGCCAACAGGCGCGGGCTCGATCTCATGGAGCTGGTCGGAATTCCGGAGCCCGCCGCCCGCTTTCATCAGTACCCGCACCACCTGTCGGGCGGCATGCGCCAGCGTATCGTCATCGCCATCGCTTTGGCCTGCCGGCCGAAGGTGCTGATCGCGGACGAGCCGACCACGGCGCTCGATGTCACCATCCAGGCCCAGGTCCTGGCGCTGATCGACCGGCTGAAGCGCGAGCTCGGCATGGCCGTCGTCCTGATCACCCACGATCTCGGCGTCGTCGCCGAATGGGCGCAGCGCGTCATGGTCATGTATGCCGGCCGCAAGGTGGAAGAGGCCGATGCCGAGACCTTCTTCTCCTCGCCCATGCATCCCTACAGCCGTGCCCTGCTGGCCAGCGTGCCGCGTCCGGACGACGTCATCGACGGGGTCGTGACGCCGCTGGCCGAGATCCGCGGCGCGGTTCCCCCGCTCGATCGGCTGGGGCCCGGCTGCGCTTTCGCCGAGCGGTGCGATCTCAGCACCGGCGCCTGCCTTTCCGCCACACCCGCATTTCGTCCCACCGCGGCGGCTGGGGCGGTTGCCTGCATTCACGCAGGACAGTGA
- the srrA gene encoding Transcriptional regulatory protein SrrA: protein MTHILIVEDEPRLRQDLGDFLQLRGFTTTGVETARDMRSALAAGCAPAIVVLDVGLPDGDGFALAAEIRRSHACGIIMLTALGHSDDRVRGFDSGADIYLVKDSTLREVEAAIRSLLRRTGISPDAASTAEDRWVLNSATWHLCAPNRQALKLTATEFAFVSALCQRCGEVCQRKDLIEILMRPRSHFDNRHLDAVVSRLRRKIEQTLHVPAPIKVVYGVGYTFTGNAVVE, encoded by the coding sequence ATGACGCACATCCTGATCGTCGAGGACGAGCCGCGGCTCCGGCAGGACCTCGGCGATTTCCTCCAGTTGCGCGGCTTCACCACCACTGGCGTGGAGACGGCGCGCGACATGCGCAGCGCGCTCGCCGCCGGCTGCGCGCCGGCGATCGTCGTCCTCGATGTCGGCCTGCCCGACGGCGACGGGTTCGCGCTGGCCGCCGAGATCCGCCGGTCCCACGCCTGCGGCATCATCATGCTGACCGCGCTCGGCCATAGCGACGACCGCGTTCGTGGCTTCGACAGCGGAGCCGACATCTATCTCGTCAAGGACAGCACGTTGCGGGAGGTCGAAGCCGCCATCCGCAGCTTGCTGCGCCGGACCGGGATCTCGCCCGATGCCGCATCCACCGCCGAGGACCGCTGGGTTCTGAACAGCGCGACCTGGCACCTCTGCGCCCCGAACCGGCAGGCGCTCAAGCTGACCGCCACCGAATTCGCCTTCGTGAGCGCGCTGTGCCAGCGCTGCGGCGAGGTCTGCCAGCGCAAGGATCTGATCGAGATCCTGATGCGCCCCCGGTCCCATTTCGACAATCGCCATCTCGACGCCGTCGTCAGCCGGCTCCGCCGCAAGATCGAGCAGACCCTGCACGTGCCCGCGCCGATCAAGGTCGTCTATGGCGTCGGCTACACATTCACGGGCAACGCCGTCGTGGAATGA
- the gsiC_15 gene encoding Glutathione transport system permease protein GsiC has product MWIARGRYIVDRLIRGLPIIFAIVVVNFFLIRLAPGDAAQVLAGEAGAASEQYLEQVRRQFGLDQPLYVQFFSYMKNIVFFDLGYSFRHGRDVASLIFDRLGATALLMVAAMTVSVTLGMLLGAIAAIRDRTLVSHVIVIFAVVSYATPLFWVGLMLIIVFAINLGWFPTSGIITVGADYAGLRAVLDVLHHLVLPAVALSCFYMALYTRLMRASMLETLGLDFIKTARAKGLGDRKIVLKHALRNAVLPVLTMAGVQVSAMLGGSVIVESVFGWPGLGLLAFESLFARDLNLLLGIFFLSSILVVVTNAVVDVIYTIVDPRIELTSGRAHG; this is encoded by the coding sequence ATGTGGATCGCCCGCGGCAGGTATATCGTGGATCGGCTGATCCGCGGCCTGCCCATCATCTTTGCCATCGTGGTGGTCAATTTCTTCCTGATCCGCCTCGCGCCGGGCGATGCCGCGCAGGTCCTCGCCGGAGAGGCGGGGGCCGCGAGCGAGCAGTATCTGGAGCAGGTCCGGCGCCAGTTCGGGCTCGACCAGCCGCTCTATGTCCAGTTCTTCAGCTACATGAAGAACATCGTCTTCTTCGACCTCGGCTATTCGTTCCGCCACGGCCGCGACGTCGCCTCCCTCATCTTCGATCGGCTCGGCGCGACGGCGCTGCTGATGGTCGCCGCCATGACCGTCTCGGTCACGCTCGGCATGCTGCTCGGCGCCATCGCGGCCATCCGCGACCGGACGCTGGTCAGCCATGTCATCGTCATCTTCGCCGTCGTTTCCTACGCCACGCCGCTGTTCTGGGTGGGGCTGATGCTGATCATCGTCTTCGCCATCAATCTCGGCTGGTTTCCGACCAGTGGCATCATCACTGTCGGCGCAGACTATGCCGGCCTGCGCGCCGTGCTCGACGTCCTGCACCATCTCGTCCTGCCGGCCGTCGCGCTCTCCTGCTTCTACATGGCGCTCTACACCCGCCTGATGCGTGCCTCGATGCTCGAGACCCTCGGTCTCGACTTCATCAAGACCGCCCGCGCCAAGGGACTGGGCGACCGCAAGATCGTGCTGAAGCACGCCCTGCGCAACGCCGTCCTGCCGGTCCTGACCATGGCCGGCGTGCAGGTTTCGGCGATGCTCGGCGGCTCCGTCATCGTCGAATCCGTCTTCGGCTGGCCGGGCCTCGGGCTCCTCGCCTTCGAATCGCTCTTTGCCCGCGACCTCAATCTCCTGCTCGGGATCTTCTTCCTCTCCTCGATCCTCGTCGTCGTCACCAACGCCGTCGTCGACGTGATCTACACGATCGTCGATCCCAGGATCGAGCTCACATCGGGGCGTGCCCATGGCTGA